A genomic window from Salvia hispanica cultivar TCC Black 2014 chromosome 5, UniMelb_Shisp_WGS_1.0, whole genome shotgun sequence includes:
- the LOC125189511 gene encoding protein FAR1-RELATED SEQUENCE 5-like yields MGCTVGDICNASRDIKTYAYGCDVQVVLDDMRRKKELSDAFTYHYEVNNENHLQDPFWCDGVSKKNYHMFGDIVGFNSTYNTNKYYMIFTSFTGKDNHGKPVTFAVGLVSNEKTGAFVWLFKHIFECMGVAPKMIVTDQDGAMQTAFEEIFVGTKHCWCMWHIMYKLAVKAPKKLLTDDRFKKEFNACVWSDLHEPTEFEELWNGIIEEYGIQDVEWFNTMYWIPAYFRDFPLGSMIRTSSVSESENSFYKKFLKPRHRFLCCHIFYLFKNNEVRAIPDKYAESKWMKTPLAKDVHGYMVDSLENTRVVDEKMTLSNEANTLFYSCLGLYQASVDTLWAFVSGLNKEFVLLHNTTKSE; encoded by the exons ATGGGGTGCACCGTTGGAGATATATGTAATGCATCTCGAGACATCAAAACATACGCATATGGGTGCGATGTTCAAGTGGTGTTGGACGATATGCGTAGGAAGAAGGAACTGTCTGATGCATTTACTTATCACTACGAAGTGAACAATGAGAACCATTTGCAAGACCCTTTTTGGTGCGATGGTGTGTCGAAGAAGAATTACCACATGTTTGGTGACATTGTAGGTTTCAACTCCACATATAATACGAACAA GTATTATATGATATTTACCTCATTCACTGGGAAGGATAATCATGGGAAACCTGTTACTTTCGCTGTTGGGCTAGTTTCGAACGAGAAAACAGGTGCATTTGTATGGTTGTTTAAACATATCTTTGAGTGCATGGGTGTCGCACCCAAAATGATCGTAACTGACCAGGATGGAGCTATGCAGACAGCTTTTGAGGAAATTTTCGTTGGCACAAAACATTGTTGGTGTATGTGGCATATAATGTACAAGCTAGCTGTCAAGGCGCCGAAGAAGCTCCTCACAGATGACCGTTTCAAGAAAGAGTTCAACGCTTGCGTGTGGTCCGACTTACATGAACCGACGGAGTTTGAAGAACTATGGAATGGAATCATTGAAGAATACGGTATTCAAGATGTGGAGTGGTTCAACACCATGTATTGGATACCTGCGTACTTTAGGGATTTTCCTCTGGGCTCAATGATAAGGACTTCATCTGTGTCTGAGTCAGAGAACAGTTTTTACAAGAAATTTTTGAAGCCTCG ACACAGATTTTTATGCTGCCACATATTTTACTTGTTCAAGAACAATGAAGTTCGTGCCATCCCAGATAAGTATGCTGAAAGCAAGTGGATGAAGACACCGTTAGCAAAAGATGTACATGGATACATGGTTGACTCTTTGGAAAACACGCGCGTGGTTGACGAGAAGATGACTTTATCCAATGAAGCCAACACTCTGTTTTACAGTTGCCTTGGTCTTTACCAGGCCAGTGTTGATACATTGTGGGCGTTTGTTAGTGGCCTCAACAAAGAATTCGTGTTGTTACATAATACGACAAAATCAGAATAA
- the LOC125188759 gene encoding hydroxyproline O-arabinosyltransferase RDN2-like has translation MIGSRKNGGRASPFLLVFLSFGFFLATYNLLILVMHKTGRGVVTEELRDPVIRRPDELREGTGAKFHVTLTATDAPYSKWQCRVMYYWYKKMRDMPGSDMGGFTRVLHSGNSDNLMDEIPTVVVDPLPEGLDRGYIVLNRPWAFVQWLDKATIEEEYILMAEPDHVFVNPLPNLAHGNHPAAFPFFYIKPTENEKIIRKYYPEDKGPVSNVDPIGNSPVIVKKSILEKIAPTWMNVSLRMKDDPETDKAFGWVLEMYGYAVASALHGVRHILRKDFMLQPPWDTEVGQKFIIHYTYGCDYNMKGELTYGKIGEWRFDKRSHLRGPPPKNLPLPPPGVPESVVRLVKAVNEASANIPNWDTL, from the exons ATGATTGGTAGTAGGAAAAATGGGGGGCGTGCGTCGCCCTTCTTGTTGGTGTTTTTGTCGTTCGGTTTCTTCCTAGCAACCTACAATTTGCTGATTTTGGTAATGCACAAGACTGGTAGGGGGGTTGTTACAGAGGAGTTGCGTGATCCAGTTATCAGGAGGCCTGATGAGCTGAGGGAGGGAACTGGGGCAAAGTTTCATGTTACGTTGACGGCCACCGATGCGCCTTATAGCAAGTGGCAGTGCCGGGTTATGTACTATTGGTACAAGAAAATGAGGGATATGCCTGGATCAGATATGGGGGGGTTTACTAGGGTTTTGCATTCCGGGAATTCTGATAACTTGATGGACGAGATTCCGACTGTTGTTGTGGATCCTCTTCCGGAAGGGCTTGATCGG GGTTACATTGTTTTAAACAGACCCTGGGCATTCGTGCAGTGGCTGGACAAAGCCACAATAGAGGAAGA ATATATTCTAATGGCAGAACCCGATCACGTTTTTGTTAATCCGTTGCCAAATTTGGCTCATGGAAATCATCCAGCTGCATTCCCATTTTTCTACATAAAACCAactgaaaatgagaaaattataagaaaatattatccTGAAGATAAAGGCCCAGTATCCAATGTTGATCCAATTGGCAACTCTCCTGTAATTGTAAAAAAG TCGATTTTGGAGAAAATTGCGCCTACATGGATGAATGTATCATTGCGAATGAAAGATGATCCAGAGACTGATAAGGCTTTTGGCTGGGTTTTGGAAAT GTACGGTTATGCAGTCGCATCTGCTTTGCATGGAGTTCGGCATATCCTTCGTAAGGACTTCATGCTACAG CCTCCATGGGATACTGAAGTTGGGCAGAAGTTTATCATTCATTATACATATGGATGTGATTACAACATGaag GGGGAACTGACTTATGGGAAGATTGGAGAATGGAGATTTGACAAAAGATCTCATCTGCGTGGTCCGCCCCCAAAAAATCTTCCATTACCTCCTCCAGGTGTTCCTGAAAGTGTG GTAAGGCTTGTTAAAGCAGTGAATGAAGCTAGTGCAAACATTCCTAACTGGGACACACTGTGA
- the LOC125187377 gene encoding uncharacterized protein LOC125187377 has translation MESLNKGEGGGGFIYSPESNNPILEIHVHHARNIHNICIYEKQDVYAKFSLTYNPDHTVSTPIIRGGGRNPDFNDNLSITITQPDSVLKCEIWMLSRAKHLMDDQLLGFALVPISSLSVNKSLTQDFHLSSTDLFHSPAGTIKLSLLLNTINTPLTTPTINTSSSYATTSHDKDDDGSIIVVSEDYCRMEFPDISVADQNRQMVTEYFAKNGAAPMRPWDGSFLHLGAGPEDYEMGGNSSEGSSGMTSLSDDRNTGDSIEEKKSEEEKEEEVMQKQIVEMYVRSMQQFTESLAKMKLPMDLDKDEDENENDKKKKDSSCSRVFYGSRAFF, from the coding sequence ATGGAGTCCTTAAACAAAGGTGAAGGCGGTGGTGGATTCATTTACAGCCCCGAATCCAACAATCCAATTCTCGAAATCCATGTGCACCACGCGAGGAACATCCACAACATATGCATCTACGAGAAGCAGGACGTGTACGCGAAATTCTCCCTCACCTACAACCCGGACCACACAGTCTCCACCCCTATCATCAGGGGCGGGGGGAGGAACCCCGACTTCAACGACAACCTCTCCATCACCATCACCCAGCCAGACTCCGTCCTCAAATGCGAAATCTGGATGCTGAGCAGGGCAAAGCACTTGATGGACGATCAACTCCTCGGCTTCGCATTAGTCCCAATCTCCTCCCTCTCCGTTAACAAAAGCCTCACTCAAGATTTCCACCTTTCCTCGACCGACCTCTTCCACTCCCCTGCCGGCACCATCAAGCTCTCCCTTCTCTTAAACACCATTAACACTCCACTCACCACTCCTACTATCAACACTTCCTCCTCTTACGCGACAACTTCTCATGACAAGGACGACGATGGCAGCATCATTGTCGTCTCGGAGGACTACTGCAGGATGGAGTTCCCGGACATTAGCGTGGCGGATCAGAACCGGCAGATGGTGACGGAGTACTTTGCGAAGAATGGAGCGGCGCCTATGAGGCCGTGGGACGGGTCGTTCCTCCACCTTGGGGCGGGGCCGGAGGATTATGAGATGGGTGGGAACTCATCGGAGGGGAGCTCGGGGATGACGAGCCTGAGCGACGATAGGAACACGGGGGATTCAATTGAGGAGAAGAAGAGcgaggaggagaaggaggaggaggtgaTGCAGAAGCAGATAGTGGAGATGTATGTGAGGAGCATGCAGCAGTTTACGGAGTCTCTGGCTAAGATGAAGCTGCCTATGGATTTGGATAAGGATGAGgatgagaatgagaatgataagaagaaaaaggatagTAGTTGCAGCAGGGTGTTCTATGGCAGCAGGGCTTTTTTCTGA
- the LOC125188758 gene encoding non-specific phospholipase C2, producing the protein MQKSKPMPISIILLLLLLGQPNASAGGGPIKTVVVLVMENRSFDHMLGWMKKLNLEINGVDGSESNPLNTEDPNSKRLSFGDQSHFVDPDPGHSFQAIREQIFGSNDTSATVPPMNGFAQQAASIEPDMPPSVMNGFQPDKVAVYKSLVMEFALFDRWFASVPASTQPNRLYIHSGTSHGAVSNDPVKLALGFPQRTIFDDVYDAGLSFGIYFQNLPSTLFYRNLRKIKYINKFHTYGNSFKRDAAAGKLPAYTVVEPRYGDTKSAPANDDHPSHDVHQGQMLVKEVYETLRSSPQWNQMLFLITYDEHGGYYDHVPTPVQGVPSPDGIPSPPDHFNFKFDRLGVRVPTIAVSPWIKKGTVVHGPNSSPTPTSEYEHSSIPATVRKILNLPSPSLTKREEWAGTFEGLFQQLTQPRTDCPLELPDPVKIRETEANEDALLSEFQQELVLLAAVLKGENILTSFPRNIAQNMTVRQGVDYMDEAVKSFLEAGLAAKKMGVDPEQIVKMRPSLSTRP; encoded by the exons ATGCAGAAATCAAAGCCAATGCCAATATCAATAATCCTCTTGCTACTACTATTAGGGCAGCCCAACGCTTCGGCGGGCGGCGGTCCGATAAAGACGGTGGTGGTGTTGGTGATGGAGAACCGGTCGTTCGACCACATGTTGGGTTGGATGAAGAAGCTCAACCTTGAAATAAACGGGGTTGATGGTTCTGAGTCCAACCCACTCAACACAGAGGACCCCAACTCCAAGCGCCTCTCGTTTGGCGACCAGTCGCACTTCGTGGACCCGGACCCAGGCCACTCCTTCCAGGCCATAAGGGAACAGATATTCGGCTCCAACGACACCTCTGCCACCGTGCCACCAATGAACGGCTTTGCTCAGCAGGCTGCTTCCATCGAACCCGACATGCCCCCTAGCGTCATGAACGGTTTTCAACCCGATAAG GTGGCGGTTTATAAGAGTCTAGTCATGGAATTTGCGTTGTTCGACCGGTGGTTCGCGTCCGTCCCAGCGTCCACTCAGCCAAACCGGCTATACATCCACTCGGGCACCTCCCATGGGGCCGTCTCGAACGACCCGGTGAAGCTGGCCCTGGGGTTCCCTCAACGCACCATCTTCGATGATGTGTACGACGCAGGGCTCTCCTTCGGCATCTATTTCCAGAACCTTCCCTCCACCCTCTTCTACCGCAACCTCCGCAAGATCAAGTACATCAACAAGTTCCACACATATGGCAACAGCTTCAAGCGCGATGCCGCCGCTGGGAAGCTCCCCGCCTACACCGTGGTGGAGCCGCGCTACGGGGACACCAAATCGGCGCCGGCCAACGACGATCACCCGTCGCACGACGTGCACCAGGGGCAGATGCTTGTCAAGGAGGTTTACGAGACACTGAGGAGCAGCCCGCAGTGGAACCAGATGCTATTTCTCATCACCTACGATGAGCACGGTGGTTATTATGATCACGTGCCTACGCCCGTTCAAGGCGTCCCCAGCCCTGACGGGATCCCTAGCCCCCCCGACCACTTTAACTTCAAGTTTGACAGGTTGGGGGTTAGAGTTCCCACCATTGCTGTTTCTCCCTGGATTAAAAAGGGGACTG TTGTTCATGGACCCAACAGTTCCCCTACTCCGACATCGGAATACGAGCACTCATCAATTCCTGCCACGGTGAGGAAGATACTGAACCTGCCATCGCCTTCTCTCACCAAGAGAGAGGAATGGGCAGGCACTTTCGAAGGCCTCTTCCAACAGCTCACTCAACCCAGAACTGACTGCCCTC TGGAACTCCCAGATCCGGTGAAAATCAGAGAGACGGAAGCTAACGAGGATGCCCTCTTGAGTGAATTCCAGCAAGAGCTTGTGCTGCTTGCTGCAGTTCTCAAGGGGGAAAACATCCTCACAAGTTTCCCGCGAAACATCGCCCAAAACATGACTGTAAGACAAGGGGTAGACTACATGGACGAGGCGGTGAAGAGCTTCTTAGAGGCAGGTTTGGCTGCCAAGAAGATGGGGGTCGACCCCGAACAAATTGTCAAGATGAGACCCTCTCTATCCACAAGACCATAG